In Macadamia integrifolia cultivar HAES 741 chromosome 5, SCU_Mint_v3, whole genome shotgun sequence, a single window of DNA contains:
- the LOC122079577 gene encoding UV-B-induced protein At3g17800, chloroplastic-like → MEAAAVFQSSFGVCKSSTLAVRSGLSGTSVPDFVCFNTKFRYPNGFKHIPSIALPKAGNKKSIFVHRKSIVVRASSSHESAEPATPIAPLELESPVGQFLSQILKSHPHLVPAAVDQQLEQLQTDREADKQKEEPSTSGTDIVLYRRIAEVKANERRKALEEILYALVVQKFMDADVSLIPTISPPSSSDPSGRVDKWPSEEEKLVQLHSPEAYEMVQNHLSLILGNRVTDSKTVAQISKLRVGQVYAASVMYGYFLRRVDQRFQLEKTMKILPDGLNEEVSNNGRTMMEEIRPSGIEASPDSSYVEQTHPEVPHGNFSPGGLGNGIKPSRLRTYVMSFDAETLQGYATIRSKEAVGIIEKHTEALFGRPEIVITPEGTIDSSKDELIRISFGGLTRLVLEAVTFGSFLWDVESYVDSRYHFVAN, encoded by the exons ATGGAAGCGGCGGCTGTTTTTCAATCTTCTTTTGGTGTTTGTAAATCATCAACCCTCGCGGTTAGATCGGGTCTTTCAGGGACCAGTGTGCCTGATTTTGTGTGTTTCAATACCAAGTTTCGGTATCCGAACGGGTTTAAG CATATTCCTTCAATCGCTCTTCCCAAGGCAGGCAACAAGAAATCAATTTTTGTACACAGAAAAAGCATTGTCGTAAGGGCCTCTTCATCTCATGAATCTGCAGAACCAGCAACTCCAATTGCTCCTCTGGAATTGGAGTCTCCAGTTGGGCAGTTCCTATCTCAGATCTTGAAAAGCCATCCTCATCTGGTCCCTGCTGCTGTGGACCAGCAGCTTGAACAACTTCAAACCGACCGTGAGGCTGATAAACAGAAAGAAGAACCTTCTACTTCTGGCACTGATATCGTCTTGTACAG GAGAATAGCTGAGGTCAAGGCTAATGAGAGAAGAAAGGCTTTGGAAGAGATTCTGTATGCACTAGTTGTGCAGAAATTCATGGATGCAGATGTATCTTTGATACCCACAATATCCCCACCATCTTCATCTGACCCTTCTGGCCGGGTAGACAAATGGCCAAGTGAAGAGGAGAAGCTTGTGCAGCTGCACTCACCGGAAGCCTATGAAATGGTCCAAAACCACCTGTCTCTCATATTGGGGAATCGAGTTACGGACTCAAAAACTGTTGCACAGATAAGCAAACTCCGTGTTGGGCAAGTCTATGCGGCATCAGTAATGTATGGATATTTCCTCAGGCGAGTTGATCAGCGGTTCCAGCTTGAGAAGACGATGAAGATCCTTCCAGATGGACTGAATGAAGAAGTGAGTAATAATGGACGCACCATGATGGAGGAGATAAGACCCAGTGGTATTGAGGCGTCACCAGACTCTTCATATGTTGAGCAAACCCACCCTGAAGTTCCACATGGTAACTTCAGTCCTGGgggattaggaaatgggattaaGCCGTCACGACTAAGGACCTATGTGATGTCATTTGATGCCGAGACGTTGCAAGGATATGCAACAATTAGATCCAAGGAAGCTGTTGGTATCATTGAGAAGCACACAGAGGCATTGTTTGGGAGGCCTGAGATTGTGATCACACCTGAGGGTACCATCGATTCTTCCAAGGATGAACTCATCAGAATAAGCTTTGGGGGTTTGACGAGGCTTGTGTTGGAGGCTGTGACTTTTGGGTCTTTTCTCTGGGATGTCGAGAGTTATGTTGATTCTAGGTATCATTTCGTAGCCAATTAG